A genomic region of Magnolia sinica isolate HGM2019 chromosome 6, MsV1, whole genome shotgun sequence contains the following coding sequences:
- the LOC131248350 gene encoding hsp70-Hsp90 organizing protein 3-like: MAEEAKAKGNAAFSAGRFEEAIRFFSEAIDLAPTNHVLYSNRSAAYASLQRYSDALADAKKTVDLKPDWSKGYSRLGAAHLGLGNFEDAITTYKKGLELDPSNDALKSGLADAQAAAARSRGGPQASSPFENIFQGPDVWAKLTADPATRGYLQQPDFLKMLQDVQRNPNNINKYFSDPRMMQVLGVLLNVKLRTTTPEEMERDVPGMDSELKRQAEPEQKTRKEPEPEPEPMDIPDEEKEVRERKAEAQREKEAGNAAYKKKDFETAIQHYTKAIELDDEDISFITNRAAVYMEMGKYEDCIKDCDKAVDRGRELRSDFKMIAKALTRKGTALVKLAKCSKDYEPAIEAFQKALTEHRNPDTLKKLNDAQKAKKDLEQQEYFDPQIADEEREKGNEFFKQQKYPEAVRHYTEALRRNPQDPRVYSNRAACYTKLGALPEGLKDAEKCIELDPAFSKGYTRKGAVQFFMKEYDKALETYQEGLKHDPNNQELLDGVRRCVEQINKTNRGDISPEDLKERQAKAMHDPEIQNILSDPIMRQVLIDFQENPKAAQDHLKNPQVMHKIQKLVSAGIVQLR, encoded by the exons ATGGCCGAAGAAGCTAAAGCCAAAGGAAACGCAGCCTTTTCTGCCGGCCGGTTCGAGGAAGCCATCCGATTCTTCTCCGAAGCTATTGATCTGGCCCCCACCAACCACGTCCTCTACTCCAACCGCTCCGCTGCATACGCCTCCCTTCAACGCTACTCCGACGCCCTCGCCGATGCGAAGAAGACCGTCGATCTCAAGCCCGACTGGTCCAAAGGCTACAGCCGCCTCGGTGCGGCCCACCTCGGCCTCGGCAACTTCGAAGACGCGATCACCACTTACAAGAAAGGCCTTGAGCTTGATCCCAGCAACGACGCCCTGAAATCCGGCCTCGCCGACGCGCAGGCGGCTGCCGCCCGATCCCGCGGCGGTCCTCAGGCGTCTTCGCCGTTCGAGAACATATTCCAAGGGCCGGATGTGTGGGCGAAGCTGACTGCAGACCCCGCGACGCGGGGGTATCTCCAGCAGCCGGATTTCTTGAAGATGTTGCAGGACGTGCAGCGGAATCCGAACAACATTAATAAGTACTTCTCGGACCCGCGGATGATGCAGGTGCTTGGGGTTTTGCTTAATGTGAAACTGAGGACGACGACGCCGGAGGAAATGGAGAGAGATGTGCCGGGGATGGACTCGGAGTTGAAGAGGCAGGCAGAGCCAGAGCAGAAGACGAGGAAGGAGCCGGAGCCAGAGCCAGAGCCAATGGATATTCCAGACGAGGAGAAGGAGGTTAGGGAAAGGAAGGCGGAGGCACAGAGAGAGAAGGAGGCAGGGAATGCGGCGTATAAGAAGAAGGATTTTGAGACTGCGATTCAGCATTATACAAAGGCAATTGAGCTGGATGATGAAGATATCTCTTTCATAACGAACCGGGCGGCTGTTTACATGGAAATGGGAAAG TACGAGGACTGTATCAAGGATTGTGACAAAGCTGTTGATAGGGGGAGAGAGCTTCGTTCAGATTTTAAGATGATTGCAAAGGCCTTGACTAGGAAGGGAACTGCATTGGTGAAGCTTGCAAAATGCTCCAAGGACTATGAGCCTGCTATTGAGGCTTTCCAGAAAGCACTAACTGAGCACCGCAATCCCGACACATTGAAAAAGCTCAATGATGCACAGAAAGCAAAGAAAGATCTAGAGCAGCAGGAATATTTTGATCCACAAATAGCAGATGAGGAGCGTGAGAAAG GCAATGAGTTCTTCAAGCAGCAAAAATATCCAGAAGCAGTGAGACATTATACAGAAGCCCTGAGAAGGAACCCACAGGATCCAAGG GTATATAGTAACAGGGCAGCTTGCTACACGAAACTGGGTGCATTGCCTGAGGGTTTGAAGGATGCAGAGAAATGTATTGAACTCGATCCAGCATTTTCCAAGGGATACACAAGGAAAGGAGCAGTTCAGTTCTTCATGAAGGAATATGACAAAGCGCTTGAGACTTACCAGGAGGGGCTAAAACATGATCCCAACAACCAGGAGTTGTTGGACGGTGTACGAAG ATGCGTTGAGCAGATCAATAAGACCAACCGTGGGGATATTAGTCCAGAGGATTTGAAAGAGAGACAG GCAAAGGCAATGCATGATCCAGAAATTCAGAATATTCTGTCCGACCCCATCATGAGACAG GTATTGATCGACTTCCAGGAGAATCCCAAGGCTGCTCAGGATCACCTCAAGAATCCTCAGGTGATGCACAAGATCCAGAAGCTGGTCAGTGCAGGGATTGTCCAGCTCAGATGA